The genomic DNA ATGTTAAACTTTCAGCTAGTCATCCAGTTCGATAATTTCGCCCGAGTGACTCCAGTTACTTCGAATACGGTTGCCCCACATATTTTCACCAACCGGAACATTGCTATCTGACATCGCTAAGCCTTCCACTAAAATAGCGGCTAAAAAAATTAGCTCTAATGCGACCGTTTCCCTCCGTTGCTTGGAACCTTTGCGCGGGTTATACCTTGCAGGTGTCTGGTTGTTTTCTCTTGATGATATCTTACCTGATGAACCAAAACCAGAGGCAGACCCTTTGACATATTTTGCTCGGTTCTTGCTTCGGTTTTTAGAGTTCTTTTTCCGTGAGAGCGAGGTGGAAGCCTGTTGGCTAGTTGCTAACTGGTGAAAATCAACACAGTCAATGTTGATGCATCCAATGTCACATTTCCAAAAGCTGTCCATCACATCGAGTGGTAAAATCTCGAAATCCCGAATCTCTTCCTCGTCAAGACTGTAGTGTAATTCTTCACAGAAAACGGGGACTACTGCTCGATCAGCGTCAGAAGTACCCTCCTGCTCGCTTTGTGAGTCATTCTTTGCGAGCTCCGAGAGGAAGATGGATTGTTCTGAACTGTTTACCTTTTCGGCAGCGCTGTGTCTCTTTCCTTTAACATTCAATGAAGAACTCGCAACAATGTTTGCCAAAGCTTCGCTACTTTCCCTTGAATACTGCATAACCATATCCCATTTCTCTTGAGTCTTTCTAAGGAGATCATCATTAAACACTTGACTGGTGGCATTAATAAGGGAGGTTTTTAGAGAAATTGCCTTCGATTCGACGTTT from Pocillopora verrucosa isolate sample1 chromosome 10, ASM3666991v2, whole genome shotgun sequence includes the following:
- the LOC131768719 gene encoding uncharacterized protein, with product MGGLISLIRDIKTVYKDLKVTLKLTARIVLKVHSIVEDVEQTVQELKATVKKLTSRVQPQDGMSEIPIEALVENVESKAISLKTSLINATSQVFNDDLLRKTQEKWDMVMQYSRESSEALANIVASSSLNVKGKRHSAAEKVNSSEQSIFLSELAKNDSQSEQEGTSDADRAVVPVFCEELHYSLDEEEIRDFEILPLDVMDSFWKCDIGCINIDCVDFHQLATSQQASTSLSRKKNSKNRSKNRAKYVKGSASGFGSSGKISSRENNQTPARYNPRKGSKQRRETVALELIFLAAILVEGLAMSDSNVPVGENMWGNRIRSNWSHSGEIIELDD